In Fodinibius saliphilus, a genomic segment contains:
- a CDS encoding acyl-CoA thioesterase, translating into MRFFSRKLIKPEDLNAHGTLFGGSVLSWIDEESAIYVTCQLNKGNIVTKFMSEINFVSSAGLGDIIEIGMETVKFGKTSITVRCEVRNKFSKDSIIKIDEIVFVHVDENGKPLPHGITEPQND; encoded by the coding sequence ATGAGATTTTTTAGTCGGAAACTTATCAAACCTGAAGACTTAAACGCCCATGGCACCCTTTTTGGGGGTTCTGTACTCAGCTGGATTGATGAAGAGTCTGCAATCTATGTAACCTGCCAGCTCAACAAAGGCAATATCGTTACAAAGTTTATGTCCGAAATTAACTTTGTAAGTTCGGCCGGACTGGGTGATATTATTGAAATTGGCATGGAGACCGTCAAGTTCGGCAAAACTTCCATTACTGTACGCTGTGAAGTTCGTAATAAATTTTCAAAAGATAGCATTATCAAAATTGATGAGATCGTCTTTGTACATGTAGATGAAAATGGCAAACCTCTTCCTCACGGCATTACTGAACCTCAAAACGACTAG
- a CDS encoding Hpt domain-containing protein — MDYQFIEPQKIKDMLFDDAEYVIEFCEAGLSSFGEFEEGFGTHLRDRNMEELRKAGHKIKPGAQMMGADEVIEEYERAKELLENDASDQELDDSIDTMEGYCNSIKDELKTLAKAEKANS; from the coding sequence ATGGATTACCAGTTTATAGAACCACAGAAAATAAAAGATATGCTCTTTGATGATGCTGAATACGTCATTGAATTTTGTGAGGCCGGGCTCTCATCCTTTGGTGAATTTGAGGAAGGCTTTGGTACTCATCTGCGTGATAGAAATATGGAAGAACTTCGTAAAGCTGGACACAAAATAAAGCCGGGAGCCCAAATGATGGGAGCAGATGAAGTGATAGAAGAATATGAACGTGCCAAAGAACTTCTGGAAAATGATGCTTCAGATCAAGAGCTGGATGATTCAATTGATACGATGGAGGGCTACTGTAATTCTATTAAAGATGAACTTAAAACACTGGCCAAAGCTGAAAAGGCAAATAGCTAG
- the galE gene encoding UDP-glucose 4-epimerase GalE, whose protein sequence is MNILVTGGAGYIGSHTVVELLERGDDVVVVDNLSNSKKEALDRVEEITGKSLTFYQADLLDKQEIDTVFSKHDIDSVIHFAGYKAVGESVAKPLSYYHNNITGTLYLCEVMRKHNVYNLVFSSSATVYGDPHKVPITEDFPTSATNPYGRTKLFIEKILRDLHVSSEQWNIGLLRYFNPVGAHPSGRIGEDPNDIPNNLMPYITQVAVGKLDELSVFGDDYPTHDGTGVRDYIHVVDLAEGHLKALEKLEEDPGVVTYNLGTGEGYSVLDVVKAFEEASGQNVPYNITERRPGDIASCYADPAKAEKELGWAAKYELVDMCKHSWNWQSNNPTGY, encoded by the coding sequence ATGAATATATTAGTCACAGGCGGCGCAGGGTATATTGGCAGCCACACTGTTGTTGAACTGCTGGAACGAGGCGATGACGTTGTTGTTGTTGATAACCTAAGTAATAGTAAAAAAGAGGCCCTGGACCGCGTTGAAGAAATCACCGGTAAATCGCTCACCTTTTACCAGGCCGACCTCTTGGATAAACAGGAGATTGATACAGTTTTTAGCAAACACGACATCGATTCCGTTATCCATTTTGCCGGATATAAAGCGGTAGGTGAATCGGTAGCAAAGCCGCTTTCTTACTACCATAACAATATTACCGGTACCCTATACCTGTGTGAGGTTATGCGCAAACATAATGTTTATAATCTCGTTTTCAGTTCTTCGGCCACCGTTTATGGTGATCCCCATAAAGTACCCATCACCGAAGACTTTCCTACGTCGGCTACCAATCCTTACGGCAGAACCAAGCTTTTTATCGAAAAGATACTACGAGATCTCCATGTCTCAAGTGAACAATGGAATATTGGGCTACTTCGCTACTTTAACCCCGTGGGGGCTCATCCCAGTGGCCGAATCGGTGAAGATCCCAATGATATTCCCAACAACCTGATGCCCTATATCACACAGGTTGCAGTAGGCAAACTGGATGAACTTTCGGTCTTTGGAGATGACTACCCCACTCATGATGGTACGGGCGTTCGTGATTACATCCATGTTGTAGATTTAGCCGAAGGTCATCTGAAAGCTTTAGAAAAGCTGGAAGAAGATCCCGGGGTGGTAACATACAACCTGGGTACCGGCGAAGGCTACAGTGTACTTGATGTAGTCAAAGCTTTTGAAGAAGCTTCTGGCCAGAATGTGCCCTATAATATTACAGAACGGCGTCCAGGTGATATTGCCAGTTGCTATGCTGATCCCGCTAAAGCAGAAAAAGAACTAGGCTGGGCTGCCAAATATGAACTGGTTGATATGTGCAAACACTCTTGGAACTGGCAGTCAAACAATCCTACTGGTTATTAG
- a CDS encoding InlB B-repeat-containing protein codes for MRLFALLVIFSLLSISCTDGGLGYNDPLFDMKSSVTPPGAGEVNPPFGTYAEGRSITVEAVDLQPSDTLHFLNWTGDTTATDNPLTFEITRDMNLTANFGVPDYIFRLLVTDGVNPEMDLVLGMEEGATDGFDEGIDRDLPPPPPDNGFDARFSIPNYGLAEDYRSFDKDTLSWTLDIQSEQANDVTLKWNYSDKTYFNTIQLTDSPNEPSFIVDMKTERSYIISGATKTTLYIIGER; via the coding sequence ATGAGACTTTTTGCTCTGCTTGTAATTTTCAGTCTTCTGTCTATCTCCTGTACGGATGGGGGACTCGGCTATAATGATCCCTTGTTTGATATGAAAAGTTCTGTTACTCCCCCGGGCGCGGGAGAGGTAAATCCACCTTTTGGAACGTATGCAGAGGGTAGGTCGATAACTGTTGAGGCAGTAGATCTTCAGCCGTCGGATACGCTGCATTTTCTAAATTGGACCGGTGATACGACGGCAACCGATAACCCGCTCACTTTTGAGATAACCCGCGATATGAATCTAACGGCCAATTTTGGGGTGCCGGACTATATATTCAGATTGCTAGTAACCGATGGGGTTAATCCCGAAATGGACTTGGTTCTGGGTATGGAAGAAGGAGCTACCGATGGTTTTGATGAAGGTATTGATCGAGATTTACCGCCGCCCCCGCCCGATAATGGATTTGATGCCCGGTTTTCAATTCCCAACTATGGATTGGCTGAAGATTACCGTTCTTTTGATAAAGACACTCTTAGCTGGACGCTCGATATTCAATCGGAACAGGCTAATGATGTGACGCTGAAGTGGAACTATTCCGATAAAACCTATTTCAATACAATTCAATTAACCGATAGTCCCAATGAGCCCTCCTTTATTGTGGATATGAAAACGGAGCGCTCATACATCATTAGCGGGGCTACCAAGACAACTCTTTATATAATTGGTGAGCGATAA